From the genome of Nicotiana sylvestris chromosome 2, ASM39365v2, whole genome shotgun sequence, one region includes:
- the LOC104224732 gene encoding protein DETOXIFICATION 48-like: MALATSTPLLMDPSIPRLKATHAGDEQGQKHRPTISEVVEEIKLLYSIALPIIAAGLLIYGKSMISMLFMGRLGKEALAGGSLSIGIANITGYSVLSGLAMGMEAISSQACGAKQWPLMGQALQRTILILLFSSIPISLLWLKMEPLLLFCGQDPTISSIASTYLSFCLPDLFFQSLINPLKIYLRTQNVTFPLTFSAAFSLALHAPINYFLIYHLGLGIKGVAMAVAIADFNLLIVLFLYVILSDVHRKSWQGWSAECFDGWRPILSLAIPSCISVCLEWWWYELMILLSGVLFNAAEAVSTMGILLQATSLAYIFPSALSLAVSTRVGNELGANRPNKAKTSCHVAVLCAIFTSFIAMLFMTTLRNAWGKVFTDDEAILSLTAVAMPVVGLCELGNCPQTTGCGALRGSARPALAVHINLGSFYGVGLPLAIVLGFVMKMGLLGLCMGLLAAQAVCAFLMIFVLSRTDWLMQAERARELIGMDKTEDETILIKTVC, translated from the exons ATGGCTCTAGCAACTTCAACGCCTCTGCTGATGGATCCGAGTATTCCGAGATTGAAAGCAACTCATGCAGGTGATGAACAAGGACAGAAGCATCGACCAACCATTTCAGAG GTTGTGGAGGAGATCAAACTGCTGTATTCCATAGCCTTACCCATCATCGCTGCTGGATTGCTGATATATGGAAAATCAATGATATCAATGCTGTTCATGGGTAGATTAGGTAAAGAAGCACTGGCTGGCGGGTCTTTGTCTATTGGCATAGCTAATATCACAGGCTACTCTGTTCTTTCTGGTCTTGCTATGGGTATGGAAGCCATATCTTCTCAAGCTTGTGGTGCTAAGCAATGGCCTCTTATGGGTCAAGCTCTCCAACGTACAATCTTGATTCTGTTATTTTCATCCATTCCCATCTCTCTCTTGTGGCTTAAGATGGAACCTTTACTTCTTTTCTGTGGCCAAGATCCAACCATTTCATCCATTGCTTCTACTTATCTATCATTCTGTCTCCCTGATCTTTTCTTTCAGTCCCTTATCAATCCTCTCAAAATCTATTTGCGAACTCAAAATGTTACTTTCCCTCTTACGTTTAGCGCTGCTTTTTCCCTTGCCCTGCATGCACCTATCAACTATTTCCTCATCTATCACCTTGGACTTGGCATTAAAGGTGTTGCAATGGCTGTAGCCATAGCCGATTTCAATCTACTTATTGTTCTTTTTCTTTATGTTATTCTTTCTGATGTTCATAGAAAATCTTGGCAAGGTTGGTCCGCTGAATGCTTTGATGGGTGGAGGCCAATTTTGAGTCTTGCAATCCCAAGTTGCATTTCTGTATGCTTAGAGTGGTGGTGGTATGAACTGATGATATTATTATCAGGGGTGCTTTTTAATGCTGCTGAAGCTGTGTCCACAATGGGAATTCTCTTGCAGGCAACTTCACTTGCTTATATATTTCCCTCAGCATTAAGTTTAGCTGTTTCCACAAGGGTAGGAAATGAGTTAGGAGCCAATCGACCTAATAAAGCAAAGACTTCATGTCATGTAGCAGTTTTATGTGCCATATTTACTAGCTTCATAGCAATGCTATTTATGACTACGTTACGAAATGCTTGGGGCAAGGTTTTTACGGACGATGAGGCGATTTTGTCGCTAACGGCGGTGGCAATGCCGGTGGTGGGGTTGTGTGAATTGGGCAACTGCCCGCAGACCACCGGTTGTGGTGCTTTGAGGGGCAGTGCAAGGCCAGCTCTGGCTGTTCATATAAACTTGGGCTCTTTCTATGGGGTTGGGTTGCCTCTGGCAATTGTATTGGGCTTTGTTATGAAAATGGGCTTGTTGGGCCTTTGCATGGGCTTGTTGGCTGCTCAAGCTGTTTGTGCATTTCTCATGATTTTTGTATTGAGTAGAACGGACTGGTTGATGCAAGCTGAGAGAGCAAGAGAGTTGATTGGTATGGATAAAACTGAGGATGAAACTATATTAATTAAAACGGTATGCTAG
- the LOC138885428 gene encoding uncharacterized protein, translated as MLTTEYKLLTQQNQSLTKKHAIKVSWHKPHVGQLKLNVDGVFSKNYNLAGLGGYFRDSHGHWILDYQHHCPASSPLQCELEALKEGLKIALSHGFTLLVIETDSMEVIQSFTNDNESNYMTVNYCRWLMHRLRETKIILNFRNENQVAHGLAKKALEKLLDHQLLVRPPSNILNKLDADRVGYIYLVKKLPIVVLYDLARLGNMNVLSSTITEDDVMNYVT; from the coding sequence ATGCTGACCACTGAATATAAATTGCTAACACAACAAAATCAATCTCTTACTAAGAAGCATGCAATAAAGGTCTCATGGCATAAGCCACATGTGGGTCAGCTGAAGCTTAACGTAGATGGTGTTTTCAGTAAAAACTATAACCTAGCAGGATTGGGAGGCTATTTCAGGGACAGTCATGGCCATTGGATTCTGGACTATCAACATCATTGCCCGGCTTCATCTCCACTTCAGTGTGAACTGGAAGCTCTAAAAGAAGGGCTAAAAATAGCCTTATCTCATGGTTTCACTTTACTGGTGATAGAAACGGACTCTATGGAGGTAATCCAATCATTTACCAACGACAATGAATCTAACTATATGACTGTCAACTATTGCAGGTGGCTAATGCACCGGCTGAGGGAGACGAAAATAATCCTTAACTTCAGAAATGAGAATCAAGTGGCACATGGACTGGCTAAGAAAGCACTGGAAAAGCTCCTCGATCATCAACTACTAGTTAGGCCCCCTAGTAATATCCTAAATAAGCTAGACGCAGATAGGGTTGGCTATATTTATCTAGTAAAGAAATTACCTATTGTTGTTTTGTACGATCTTGCCAGACTGGGCAATATGAATGTCCTAAGTTCTACTATCACTGAGGATGATGTAATGAACTATGTTACGTAA